From Nicotiana tabacum cultivar K326 chromosome 22, ASM71507v2, whole genome shotgun sequence, one genomic window encodes:
- the LOC107820863 gene encoding peroxisome biogenesis protein 19-2-like, translating to MATDHSDELDQLLDSALDDFQSLNLTSASQRNGDGDKKESSCMASEVQGLGMSLPDLKAKKKGKQKASKDSHVSEALEKLREQTREAVKGLESVAGPRPGVESFGSDPMMEEWAKQFEELAGSQDMESIVETMMQQLLSKEILYEPMREIGERYPKWLEDNKSKLSSEEYERYRHQYELIRDLNKVYETEPSNFNKIVELMQKMQECGQPPNDIVHELAPDFDISTLGQLSPEMLESQQNCCIM from the exons ATGGCTACTGACCACTCTGATGAGTTAGACCAACTTCTTGATA GCGCTTTGGATGATTTTCAGAGCCTCAATCTCACTTCTGCTTCCCAAAG AAATGGGGATGGAGACAAGAAAGAGAGTTCTTGTATGGCTAGTGAGGTTCAAGGGCTTGGGATGTCGTTGCCTGATTTGAAAGCTAAGAAGAAGGGGAAGCAAAAGGCTTCTAAGGACTCACATGTCTCTGAAGCTCTTGAAAAGCTTAGAGAGCAGACTAGAGAGGCTGTTAAAGGATTAGAATCAGTGGCTGGGCCGAGACCTGGTGTAGAGAGCTTTGGAAGTGATCCAATGATGGAGGAGTGGGCCAAGCAATTTGAGGAGCTTGCTGGTTCTCAG GACATGGAGTCTATCGTAGAGACCATGATGCAACAGCTTCTTTCAAAGGAAATTCTTTATGAACCTATGAGAGAAATTGGAGAAAGATATCCAAAGTGGTTGGAAGACAATAAATCCAAGTTAAGCAGTGAAGAATATGAACGTTATAGACACCAGTATGAACTTATAAGAGATCTAAACAAAGTCTATGAAACTGAGCCAAGCAACTTCAACAAAATTGTCGAGCTTATGCAGAAAATGCAAGAATGTGGCCAACCACCAAATGATATAGTGCATGAGCTTGCTCCAGACTTTGATATATCAACTCTTGGACAACT ATCACCAGAGATGCTCGAGTCGCAACAGAACTGCTGTATTATGTGA